In Gemmatimonadota bacterium, a genomic segment contains:
- a CDS encoding SelT/SelW/SelH family protein: protein MEAQIREEFPGARVEILESSGGVFEVTRSGMLIYSKKHTGRHPTWEEIRDQLP, encoded by the coding sequence CTGGAGGCCCAGATCCGCGAGGAGTTCCCCGGCGCCCGGGTCGAGATCCTCGAGTCGAGCGGCGGCGTGTTCGAGGTCACCCGCAGCGGTATGTTGATCTACTCCAAGAAGCATACGGGCAGGCACCCCACCTGGGAAGAAATCCGCGACCAGCTTCCATGA